A stretch of Gossypium hirsutum isolate 1008001.06 chromosome A06, Gossypium_hirsutum_v2.1, whole genome shotgun sequence DNA encodes these proteins:
- the LOC107911873 gene encoding dof zinc finger protein DOF1.4, with translation MMMASTSKLMEKPSQQAQALKCPRCDSSNTKFCYYNNYSLSQPRHFCKACKRYWTKGGTLRNVPVGGGCRKNKRLKRPASAIAGATASPSPRLQIDVSSPSTPPININPLFYGLAADTNLPFPNCSDSRVSSGVETVTNYDLQPPQLNAFRPGFSSATAIVSSDSGDGDYGNGKQIQDVITSNPLLSTYSNIFTIATPTIASLLASALHQHKFIDGGLGNTQPPTHFQALPPFRDLHMTDDIGAAIKDVKVEEPQRRMEWNAVQAQLEQIGSYDPVTAWHD, from the coding sequence ATGATGATGGCTTCAACAAGTAAGCTTATGGAGAAACCAAGCCAACAAGCACAAGCCCTGAAGTGTCCTCGATGTGATTCATCAAACACCAAGTTCTGCTACTACAACAACTATAGTTTATCTCAGCCCAGACACTTTTGCAAGGCTTGTAAGCGTTATTGGACTAAAGGAGGCACTTTAAGGAATGTTCCAGTGGGCGGTGGTTGCCGGAAAAACAAGCGTCTCAAGAGGCCTGCTTCAGCCATTGCTGGTGCAACTGCAAGTCCCAGTCCTAGGCTTCAAATCGACGTTTCTTCACCCTCTACCCCCCCTATCAACATCAACCCTTTGTTTTATGGGTTAGCAGCTGATACCAATCTTCCATTCCCTAATTGTTCTGATTCAAGAGTTTCTTCAGGTGTGGAAACAGTGACCAACTATGATCTGCAACCTCCTCAACTGAATGCTTTTAGACCAGGGTTTTCTTCTGCTACTGCTATTGTGTCTAGTGATTCTGGGGATGGTGATTATGGAAATGGTAAGCAAATCCAGGACGTTATCACTTCAAATCCACTCCTTTCAACCTATTCCAATATCTTCACCATCGCTACACCAACCATTGCTTCTTTGTTAGCTTCTGCACTTCACCAACACAAGTTCATTGATGGTGGCCTTGGAAACACTCAACCGCCTACCCATTTCCAAGCCTTACCACCTTTTCGAGATCTTCACATGACTGACGATATTGGGGCAGCCATCAAAGATGTCAAAGTTGAAGAACCTCAAAGAAGAATGGAATGGAATGCAGTACAAGCTCAGCTAGAGCAAATTGGTTCGTATGATCCTGTTACTGCCTGGCATGATTAA